The Bombyx mori chromosome 20, ASM3026992v2 genomic sequence ATATTTTTTTGACCGAAAGACTGTTTGCAgaaattgttattaataaaatagtgaAAAGCAGCTAAACAAAGAACAAACTGTATGAATTTATAAAAGAATATGCGCTGAATTCTTTTTGAGGTTTGGAGTCTAAATGATAAGCCATCAATAATCATAAGCAGTAGAAAAGCACGCACTAATTTTGATCTTATTTACATGGTAGCTTTTGAAAGATCGTagatctttttactggtggtaggacctcttgtgctttgaagagtggggtagccgttgtaactatactgagaccctagaacttatatctcaaggtgggtggcgcatttatgttgtaggtgtctatgggctccagtaaccacttaacaccaggtgggctgtgagctcgtccaacaatctaagcaataaaaaaaaatcataataataataattgttggcgccatttattaaattaagccACTTGCTTCAGCGTCACCCACCCAGATTAATAGCGAATCGTTGTGACACTTTTTCTTAAAAAGATAGCGTGCTGTTTACTTTTACCAACGATGTGTAGGTATTATCTATGATCCATAGTACATATTTTACGAAATATTTCAGTatatgaccactattttactgagattatatttcatcccatatcatctcatctcactcACTCTCataatctcatttcatttaatttcatgccagttgattaatgtctcaaattattcatctttatttcatttcactccatatcatttttcataaaaataagaatataaattaaaataaaacatgacctaaaggtcttagtaaccaggtcataaaatcctataatttttttttacgaaaataaggCTATTTAACTGTTCCTTCGTTTTAGGAGACAGGCAAAGATGTAGATGGTCGTAAAGCCATTTCTTCAATTAGCTGCAGCAGCAGAATTTTAACATTACCGTTAAttgacttaaaatttaaaactacttatCAATAACTTCTAATTTTAAGATATATTGTGTAAATTGTATCAGATTTACAAAAATTATGGAttcgaataatttttttaaacaattccaTACATACAATTTTGAAGTTCGTTTAATGTCAAATACAAAACCAAAATGTCCGAATCTCATCTAATTTGTCCTCCGTATAATTACTTGAGAGATGCaaaaatttacaacaaaaaagaCGAAATCGTACCCTGGCACTGGATCGAGGAGAACGCCGATATTCTCGTCCTCCTATTCACCGCTAAGGGGATAGATAAAGATGGAATTATAGAAAATTTCTATAAGATTTACGAGAACGTGAAACACCGTAATTTCCCTTTAGAAGTGATTTATGTGCCCACGGACGAAACCGAAGACGATATGAAGGCGTGCTATGAGGAGCAGGCGAACTGGTTTACTCTTAAGCTTTCTGACAGCCTGGTACCGGCACTCGTGTACATATATGAAATAACATGCATTCCACACGTTTTGGTAATCAATGTGAACGGTAGCGTTATTTCAAAACACGGTTTAATTGATTTGGTCGAATATGGTAAAAACGCTGTCGTCTCGTGGCTTTCCACATCCGGGCCGACCAAAAATCATAGAAGGGTAAGCAAAGATGCAGCGATGTACGGGACGGAGTGGCGCTTCCACAATGCGTTCAAGCCACACGCGCAGTACAAGAAAAAATTCAGCGACTTAGCTGAAGCAACCTCCAAACAAACATGACGTCCTAGTACTTTTGTAGAAGAAATtgactattaaaattattaacacgACTCTTACTTCATTTgccatttcaaatttttttattgcctttgtaggcagacgagcgtacggcccacctggtggtaagtggttaccgtcgcccatggactacagcaatgccaggatcagagccaagccgctgcctactgcttaatactctccacgagcctcgtttgaaaacggacatgtcacagcgctcgggaaacaccgtggaggggagctcattccatagccggatggtacgtggcaaaaaagacaaaaaagataaaaacagACAAAAGCAGACTTCTCTCCGTTTTCCTAAATAGTAATTTATCTTCAGAATATGTATTGATTGGATCACTTTTGCCACTAGTTGAACAAACACTTGTCTAGCTGAACCCTAATTTGAAAAGTTTATCATCAATCAGAAAGTTCTTTATCATTGATATTGACGTGTCGTATCGATAGCCGATAATTGGATTTGACCAAAGGAATTAGGAAAATACCGAGTTGAGTTTGCACAAAGGCGAATTGTTGTATCAGAATCTGTTGGTCAAGGTCAAGAcacttctgtgtgcttagtccgatttttttaacgttttcgataacgtaaaagttaactgaaatatgtatgcagttggaacagcgcccttagcggcacACGTAGGCAAACGTCCCAACTCGattcaaatttgagttaacttttacgctatcgaaaacgttacaaaactcgtaGGTACTAAGCACACTAGTCCTAAGAGCTAGAGTGGTATGATGACTAATTTCATGTACTTAGTGTTGTACCTAAATTTTATAAGTTGAATATAGAATATTTTATCTCCATCTTATCTTATtagtttattactggtggtaggacctcttgtgagtccgcgcgggtaggtaccaccgccttgcttatttcagccgtgaagcagtaatgcgtttcagtttgaagggtggggcagccgttgtaactatacttgagagaaattatatctcaagatgggtggcgcatttacgttgtagatgtctatgggctccagtaaccacttaacaccaggtgggctgcgagctcgtccacacatttaggcaataaaaaaaaaataaaaaaaagaaaaatctttttcacTTGTCGACCTTCCCGGTCAGTCACATTCTTCCTTTTGTTGCCTATATTACTGCTACCTAATTAGTTTTGAGAGGCCATTTGGTCATATTTCTAGAACGTCTTTGGAATCCCCAGCCATTCCTCCCGTTCTACCACTAATCAGCAAGGACTATTTTTGAGTAGAGTTCTCTGAGAAATTATTACAAaagaaacatgaaaaaaaaaatgtttggttAATAGTGCCTTAACCAAATTGTGTGTTCCATCCTTGTCAAGGGGAGTGCTAACCGTCTCTCCTTTCAATAGACACGAGAAATTTATTGAGCTAAAGACTTATATAcggaatttttataaaaaattacttgCGCGATTTATgcaatttctatttatttttaatattaaatacattatctaaatatttaatattgttttgttagtACTGCAGTTACTAAAAGATATTTTGAtctaa encodes the following:
- the LOC101745553 gene encoding nucleoredoxin-like protein 2, giving the protein MSESHLICPPYNYLRDAKIYNKKDEIVPWHWIEENADILVLLFTAKGIDKDGIIENFYKIYENVKHRNFPLEVIYVPTDETEDDMKACYEEQANWFTLKLSDSLVPALVYIYEITCIPHVLVINVNGSVISKHGLIDLVEYGKNAVVSWLSTSGPTKNHRRVSKDAAMYGTEWRFHNAFKPHAQYKKKFSDLAEATSKQT